In Acidicapsa ligni, a single window of DNA contains:
- a CDS encoding anti-sigma factor, with translation MSPYATPGCSHVRAMFADYLDGRLTGLEMQIISTHLKSCSECDARFSAEQGIVHALSSLGPVSGKDKEPGNMPLRIRVAISQERARRHRNTLANTIARWDLAWRNTVGPFLLQLSAGFASAVLLLGMVTVLVGMFAHPEHAAAQDEPLGMATAPRLLYSSGPSADVDQIGTVNGPVVVEAYVNGSGRVYDYRIVTGPNDPQTRSQVEDMLLFSVFEPARFFGQPVRGLAVLSFSGVSVHG, from the coding sequence ATGAGTCCCTATGCAACGCCTGGCTGCTCGCACGTAAGGGCAATGTTTGCGGATTATCTCGACGGCAGACTCACCGGCCTCGAAATGCAGATCATTTCCACCCATCTCAAAAGCTGCAGTGAGTGTGATGCCCGGTTCAGCGCGGAGCAGGGAATTGTGCATGCTCTTTCGTCATTGGGACCGGTCTCTGGCAAAGATAAAGAGCCAGGCAACATGCCGCTGCGAATTCGGGTAGCCATCTCCCAGGAGCGTGCCCGGCGCCACCGCAACACGTTGGCAAATACCATTGCGCGCTGGGATCTGGCGTGGCGGAATACTGTTGGACCTTTTCTGCTGCAACTCTCTGCAGGTTTCGCGAGTGCCGTTTTGTTGCTGGGAATGGTGACCGTGCTGGTGGGCATGTTTGCTCATCCGGAGCACGCGGCGGCGCAGGATGAACCCCTGGGCATGGCTACCGCTCCGCGCCTGCTGTACAGCTCCGGGCCATCTGCGGATGTAGATCAGATCGGCACAGTAAACGGCCCCGTCGTCGTTGAAGCCTATGTCAATGGCTCCGGCCGCGTATATGACTACCGCATTGTCACCGGTCCGAATGATCCACAGACCCGTTCGCAGGTGGAAGACATGTTGCTGTTCAGCGTTTTTGAGCCGGCCCGATTCTTTGGGCAGCCGGTACGCGGACTAGCCGTGCTCTCCTTTTCCGGAGTCTCGGTTCACGGCTAG